The Methanomethylovorans hollandica DSM 15978 genome includes a region encoding these proteins:
- a CDS encoding heavy metal translocating P-type ATPase, with amino-acid sequence MTQSILKVINKQKVVFQVDGITCLDCAQKFEKAVNELPGVLSASLNTMTGKLTVEGMADLAAIRRLGQDENYTINPMEQVKNKAPTVFQVDGITCLDCAQKFEKAVNELPGVLSASLNTMTGKLAVEGRASLEDIRQLGQDENYKINPVVQQRSIAQPVKKINWEMLRAVLSGVSLVIAVGVEKFGGSATAYLPMYILAMVLGGWGNFKKASHALPRLNFNMSVLMSVAVIGAFAIGQYEEGATVAFLYAISEMLQAWTVEKARRSIRQLMDIAPKTALLRRSGSEVETSVEQINIDDIMIVYPGEKIAMDGEIVKGESAINEAAITGESIPADKGPGAEVFAGTLNTHGSIEVKVTKLVQDTTIAKIIHMVEEAQSKRAPSQVFVEKFATVYTPIVMALAMGFMFLPPLLLGYEWTPWIYRGLTLLVVACPCALVVSTPVAIVSAISNAAKNGVLIKGGIHLEEAGSLNAIAFDKTGTLTKGEAVVTDIIPVGSTPENKLLQMAANLEARSEHPLAVAIIKAAQQRGHQVVPVEDFTAIAGRGAHGTINAQRIYIGNPRMFIEKGISLEPVIKEIERLQGQGKTVMIVGTPNTFLGIIAVADEVRENSTDAVTALKSAGIQHTIMLTGDNDVTAKAMSAKVGVDEYRAELLPQDKVTVVQELLGKYNKVGMIGDGINDAPALALSTVGIAMGGAGTDTALETADIVLMADDLSKLPFTIRLSRKALAIIHQNIGFSLIIKAIAILAIFPGWLTLWMAILADMGATIIVTLNSLRLLKVNGKK; translated from the coding sequence ATGACACAATCAATTCTAAAGGTAATTAATAAACAAAAAGTTGTTTTTCAAGTAGATGGAATTACCTGTCTGGACTGTGCCCAAAAGTTTGAAAAAGCAGTTAATGAATTACCTGGAGTTCTAAGCGCTTCTTTGAACACCATGACAGGCAAGCTTACGGTTGAAGGGATGGCTGACTTAGCAGCTATCAGACGACTAGGGCAGGATGAAAATTATACGATTAACCCAATGGAGCAAGTCAAAAACAAAGCGCCTACTGTTTTTCAAGTAGACGGAATTACCTGTCTGGATTGTGCCCAAAAGTTCGAAAAAGCAGTTAATGAATTACCTGGAGTTCTAAGCGCTTCTTTGAACACCATGACAGGCAAGCTTGCAGTTGAAGGAAGGGCTAGCTTGGAAGACATCAGGCAATTAGGACAGGATGAGAACTATAAGATTAATCCGGTAGTGCAGCAGCGGTCTATAGCTCAACCGGTGAAAAAAATTAATTGGGAAATGCTTCGTGCTGTTTTATCTGGTGTTAGTTTGGTTATTGCTGTGGGAGTGGAGAAATTCGGCGGCTCCGCCACGGCTTACCTGCCGATGTACATTCTAGCTATGGTATTAGGTGGATGGGGTAATTTTAAGAAGGCATCCCATGCTTTGCCACGTCTTAATTTTAACATGAGTGTACTCATGAGTGTGGCGGTTATTGGTGCTTTTGCCATCGGCCAATATGAAGAAGGTGCTACTGTTGCCTTCCTTTACGCAATATCTGAAATGCTACAGGCATGGACAGTGGAAAAGGCACGCCGTTCCATTCGACAATTGATGGATATTGCTCCAAAAACAGCATTGTTACGCCGCTCTGGTAGCGAAGTGGAAACATCTGTCGAACAAATTAATATTGATGATATTATGATTGTCTACCCTGGTGAAAAAATTGCCATGGATGGCGAAATTGTTAAAGGTGAAAGTGCTATTAACGAGGCAGCCATCACCGGAGAATCTATTCCAGCGGATAAAGGTCCAGGTGCTGAAGTATTTGCAGGTACGCTCAATACTCACGGTTCTATCGAAGTGAAGGTAACAAAGCTAGTACAAGATACCACCATTGCCAAGATCATTCATATGGTAGAAGAAGCTCAAAGCAAAAGAGCTCCATCTCAGGTATTTGTTGAAAAATTTGCAACTGTATATACTCCCATCGTAATGGCATTAGCTATGGGTTTTATGTTTCTTCCACCTTTGTTATTAGGTTATGAGTGGACACCCTGGATTTATCGTGGACTAACTCTTCTTGTAGTTGCCTGTCCTTGTGCTTTGGTGGTATCTACGCCGGTTGCAATTGTCAGTGCAATCAGCAATGCCGCTAAAAACGGCGTATTAATTAAAGGGGGTATACACCTGGAAGAAGCCGGTTCCTTAAATGCCATTGCCTTCGACAAGACGGGAACATTGACAAAAGGAGAGGCAGTAGTCACTGATATAATACCTGTTGGCTCTACTCCGGAAAATAAGCTTTTACAAATGGCAGCTAATTTGGAAGCTCGCTCCGAACACCCTCTAGCAGTAGCTATCATTAAGGCAGCTCAGCAACGAGGTCATCAAGTGGTTCCAGTAGAAGATTTTACAGCCATCGCTGGCAGAGGTGCACACGGTACAATTAATGCACAGAGGATCTATATTGGTAATCCGCGGATGTTCATAGAGAAGGGCATATCTCTAGAGCCGGTGATAAAGGAGATAGAAAGGCTGCAAGGGCAAGGTAAGACGGTTATGATTGTTGGGACTCCAAATACCTTTTTAGGTATAATTGCTGTAGCAGATGAAGTGCGTGAAAACAGCACCGATGCGGTTACTGCTCTTAAAAGTGCAGGTATCCAGCACACTATTATGCTTACCGGTGATAATGACGTAACTGCCAAAGCCATGTCGGCAAAGGTAGGTGTTGATGAATATCGGGCTGAACTATTACCTCAGGACAAAGTCACAGTAGTACAAGAACTCCTGGGTAAATACAACAAAGTGGGTATGATTGGTGATGGCATCAATGACGCTCCAGCGCTCGCTCTATCTACTGTTGGCATCGCCATGGGTGGAGCAGGTACTGATACGGCCCTTGAAACGGCAGACATTGTCCTTATGGCAGATGATTTAAGCAAGCTTCCATTTACTATCCGGTTAAGTCGTAAAGCACTTGCGATCATCCATCAGAATATTGGCTTCTCACTGATAATCAAGGCTATCGCCATCCTGGCAATATTCCCCGGCTGGCTGACGTTGTGGATGGCTATCCTCGCTGATATGGGTGCTACAATTATTGTAACACTTAACAGCTTAAGGCTCTTAAAGGTGAATGGAAAAAAGTAA
- a CDS encoding DUF6448 family protein: MPPHCDTLDGPVVKAAIMALELGNVNLILPWIPKEAESETKIAFEKAMTVRKLGKEAKELSEYWFFETVVRLHRAGEGAPYTGLKPAGLDEGPVVPRAEKALEEGNAKEVIEFLSHVTKEEIQKRFNYAMALKKYNENDVDVAREYVEAMLDFILYSHTLYVQITKVGDHIEEENANHKH, encoded by the coding sequence ATGCCACCACATTGTGATACACTAGATGGCCCAGTGGTAAAAGCTGCTATTATGGCACTTGAACTGGGAAATGTAAATCTGATTTTACCATGGATACCAAAAGAAGCCGAATCAGAAACTAAAATAGCTTTTGAAAAGGCGATGACTGTGAGGAAGTTGGGGAAAGAAGCAAAGGAGCTATCTGAATACTGGTTTTTTGAAACTGTTGTTAGGTTGCATAGAGCTGGGGAAGGAGCGCCTTATACTGGCTTGAAACCTGCTGGTCTTGATGAGGGGCCAGTAGTACCAAGAGCAGAAAAGGCTCTAGAAGAAGGAAATGCGAAAGAAGTGATTGAGTTTCTGTCACATGTTACTAAGGAGGAAATACAGAAACGATTCAATTATGCAATGGCTCTCAAGAAGTACAATGAAAATGACGTAGATGTTGCAAGAGAGTATGTAGAAGCAATGCTTGATTTCATCCTATACTCTCACACATTATATGTGCAAATCACTAAGGTTGGGGATCATATAGAAGAGGAAAATGCCAACCACAAACACTAA
- the pscS gene encoding O-phospho-L-seryl-tRNA:Cys-tRNA synthase, whose protein sequence is MDIRTQKTFEALFALEDIRETLRQRLPNVTGPEDESSILEGVSKVRKILDDIEAGTGTPQVRKIASNIDIRSREEMYINIQPIQAAGRLTPEARKALIAYGDGYSTCDACRKPFRLDKITSPPIAPFHEQLASFVNMDAARVIPGARRGFQAVASTLVEKGDSVIVSGLAHYTEFLAVEEAGGVVKEVPINEHNLVTPDATAEKIEAVKKETGKLPVLVMIDHFDYQYANEHDVKSIAKVAHQYDIPFLYNGAYTVGVMPVDGKEIGADFVVGSGHKSMASPAPSGVLATTSEWAPKIFRTTQMVGDVTKRKFGIKEVEMLGCTLMGSTLIGMMASFPTVKERVNHWEEEVKKSNYFIDGLLAIEGSKVLSEYKRKHTLSKVDTTNSFDIVAKSHKRKGFFLSDELSSRGIIGEFAGATRVWKLNTYGLSWEKIRYLLDTFQNIADKHEIKVNRG, encoded by the coding sequence ATGGATATACGCACACAAAAAACATTTGAGGCTTTATTTGCCCTTGAAGATATAAGGGAAACTCTCAGGCAGAGACTTCCAAATGTCACAGGTCCGGAAGATGAAAGTAGTATCCTTGAAGGTGTTAGCAAAGTAAGGAAGATACTGGATGACATAGAAGCCGGTACAGGCACTCCGCAGGTTAGGAAAATTGCCAGTAACATTGATATCCGATCCCGTGAGGAGATGTACATTAATATCCAGCCTATCCAGGCTGCTGGACGGCTTACACCTGAAGCACGCAAGGCTTTAATTGCTTATGGAGACGGCTATTCAACCTGTGATGCCTGCCGCAAACCTTTCAGGCTGGACAAGATCACCAGCCCGCCCATAGCTCCTTTCCATGAACAACTTGCCAGCTTTGTCAATATGGACGCTGCACGCGTAATACCGGGTGCAAGGCGCGGATTTCAGGCAGTGGCATCTACATTGGTAGAAAAAGGCGATTCAGTTATAGTCTCAGGTCTAGCTCATTACACTGAATTCCTTGCAGTGGAAGAAGCAGGAGGAGTTGTAAAAGAAGTACCTATTAACGAGCACAATCTCGTAACTCCTGATGCAACTGCTGAGAAAATAGAGGCCGTAAAAAAAGAAACCGGCAAACTACCTGTACTGGTAATGATCGACCATTTCGATTACCAATATGCAAATGAACATGATGTTAAAAGCATAGCAAAGGTTGCCCATCAATACGATATCCCCTTCCTCTACAACGGAGCATATACCGTAGGTGTCATGCCTGTAGATGGAAAAGAAATCGGTGCAGATTTCGTAGTAGGTTCAGGCCATAAAAGCATGGCATCGCCTGCACCCTCCGGTGTACTTGCAACTACCAGTGAATGGGCTCCAAAAATATTTCGCACAACACAAATGGTTGGTGATGTAACTAAGCGCAAATTTGGTATAAAAGAAGTTGAGATGCTGGGCTGCACATTGATGGGATCCACGCTTATAGGCATGATGGCATCTTTTCCCACCGTAAAGGAAAGGGTGAATCATTGGGAAGAAGAAGTCAAGAAGTCAAATTACTTCATTGACGGCTTACTTGCCATTGAAGGTAGCAAGGTACTCTCAGAGTACAAACGCAAACACACATTATCCAAAGTTGATACTACCAACAGTTTCGATATTGTTGCAAAAAGCCACAAGCGTAAAGGCTTCTTCCTTTCGGATGAACTTTCAAGCAGAGGCATAATCGGAGAGTTTGCAGGAGCAACCAGAGTATGGAAGCTTAACACATACGGACTTTCATGGGAAAAGATCCGTTACTTACTGGATACATTCCAGAATATCGCTGATAAGCATGAAATTAAGGTAAACAGAGGTTAA
- a CDS encoding ArsR/SmtB family transcription factor: MGNRVVKQTDNDLCEELCEHPQAISLAKSELIPEEQAQQVADLFKILGDTTRLKILQVLSKREMCVCDIANVIDMGQSAVSHQLRLLRTAQLVKYRKEGQNAWYSLSDDHIATLLYQGIEHVQHS, translated from the coding sequence ATGGGTAATAGGGTAGTGAAACAGACAGACAATGACTTATGCGAAGAATTGTGCGAGCATCCCCAGGCAATTAGTCTAGCTAAGTCTGAGCTCATTCCCGAGGAACAAGCTCAGCAAGTAGCGGACTTATTTAAAATCCTTGGGGATACTACACGCTTAAAAATACTGCAGGTGCTGTCGAAAAGAGAAATGTGCGTATGTGACATTGCAAATGTTATTGATATGGGTCAATCGGCTGTTTCTCATCAACTTCGACTTCTACGGACAGCTCAATTAGTTAAATACCGGAAGGAAGGTCAAAATGCTTGGTATTCGCTCAGTGATGATCATATTGCTACTTTGTTATACCAAGGTATCGAGCATGTTCAACACAGCTAA
- the nadA gene encoding quinolinate synthase NadA: MPLNLKALQNPDLLKEEILKLKEERNAIILAHNYQIAEVQDIADFVGDSLELSRAAASLESDIIVFCGVDFMAETAAILSPEKKVLLPAADACCPMAEMITVGELQVLKSRFPQASVVCYVNTSAEVKAESDICCTSSNAVNVVNSLDAEQIIFVPDRNLARYVARFTSKEILPWEGFCFVHDRITFEDVIQVRNLHPTAEVLVHPECKPEVIDLADEVLSTSGMIKHVCSSNSKEFIIGTEVGILHQMKKKCPGKSCYSLSAEAICTNMKKTDLHKVYSALETLRPVVAVSTDIAEKARKAIEKMLAV, from the coding sequence ATGCCACTAAATTTAAAAGCCCTCCAGAATCCTGATTTGTTGAAAGAGGAAATACTCAAGCTTAAAGAAGAAAGAAACGCAATTATCCTTGCTCATAATTACCAAATTGCAGAAGTGCAGGATATTGCTGACTTTGTAGGCGATTCGCTGGAACTTTCCAGAGCTGCAGCAAGTCTTGAATCAGATATCATAGTATTTTGCGGAGTAGATTTCATGGCAGAAACGGCTGCTATACTCTCACCGGAAAAGAAAGTACTGTTACCAGCTGCTGATGCTTGTTGCCCTATGGCTGAGATGATCACCGTAGGAGAACTACAGGTACTGAAATCTCGTTTTCCACAGGCATCTGTTGTGTGTTATGTCAACACCTCTGCAGAAGTGAAGGCAGAATCGGATATCTGCTGTACTTCTTCAAATGCTGTGAACGTTGTGAATTCTTTGGATGCGGAACAGATAATCTTCGTTCCAGACCGGAATCTTGCTCGCTATGTTGCCAGATTCACCTCAAAAGAGATCCTTCCCTGGGAAGGGTTCTGTTTCGTGCATGATCGGATAACCTTTGAAGATGTTATACAGGTTCGTAATCTCCATCCGACTGCAGAAGTGCTGGTGCACCCGGAATGTAAACCCGAGGTAATTGACCTTGCGGATGAGGTGTTATCTACATCAGGAATGATCAAGCATGTCTGTTCAAGCAACAGTAAGGAATTCATAATAGGGACCGAGGTTGGTATTTTGCACCAGATGAAGAAAAAGTGTCCTGGGAAGTCCTGCTATTCTCTTTCAGCGGAAGCCATCTGCACCAATATGAAGAAGACCGATCTCCACAAAGTCTACAGTGCTCTGGAAACTTTAAGGCCGGTGGTGGCAGTGTCCACAGATATTGCTGAAAAGGCAAGAAAGGCTATTGAGAAGATGCTGGCCGTATAG
- a CDS encoding DALR domain-containing protein, which translates to MDEDFNTRDATGNLFVFTCKVNSIISEEKICKAALGKVLEFFLEIDEVLGIFGEDVQENIFHQISEEKIMEMVELREKARQEKNWAKADSIGEELKQKGIMIENSKDGVRWKRV; encoded by the coding sequence ATGGATGAAGATTTCAACACAAGGGATGCAACAGGCAATCTGTTTGTGTTCACCTGCAAGGTAAATTCTATAATTTCCGAAGAAAAAATATGTAAAGCAGCACTTGGAAAAGTACTGGAGTTCTTTTTAGAGATTGATGAAGTACTTGGCATATTTGGAGAAGATGTGCAGGAAAATATTTTCCACCAAATATCTGAAGAAAAGATAATGGAAATGGTGGAACTCAGGGAAAAGGCCCGCCAAGAGAAGAACTGGGCAAAAGCCGATTCTATCGGTGAAGAACTTAAGCAGAAAGGTATAATGATAGAAAACAGCAAAGATGGGGTTAGATGGAAGAGAGTATAG
- a CDS encoding transposase has translation MEFRELSDDQWKFMKPHLPPQPITGRKRADDRKVINGILFVLITGCRWGDMPAIYGSQATAWRRLKRWSEEGIWNEIMESLRDSAYQKGKFSLDTVCIDSSFIEAKKGERTPRTTVTRKEKA, from the coding sequence ATGGAATTCAGAGAACTCTCTGATGATCAATGGAAATTTATGAAGCCACACTTACCACCACAACCAATTACCGGAAGAAAGAGAGCTGATGACCGTAAGGTTATCAATGGTATTCTCTTTGTTCTGATAACAGGTTGCAGATGGGGAGATATGCCAGCTATTTATGGTTCCCAGGCAACTGCCTGGAGAAGGCTGAAAAGGTGGTCAGAGGAAGGTATATGGAACGAGATAATGGAATCTCTTCGGGATTCCGCTTACCAGAAAGGTAAGTTCTCGTTGGATACAGTGTGTATCGATAGCAGTTTCATCGAAGCTAAAAAAGGGGAGAGGACTCCTCGTACAACGGTCACAAGAAAAGAAAAGGCATAA
- a CDS encoding aminotransferase class V-fold PLP-dependent enzyme, whose product MNISDIRKDFPMLENVAYLDNAAISLSPEPVIHAMNEFEHLYRANVGRAVHRLAKFASQRYLSAHEKIAGFIGGENGTTVLTKNTTEAINMVSPYQNYKYYLS is encoded by the coding sequence GTGAATATATCTGATATCAGGAAAGATTTTCCTATGCTGGAGAATGTAGCTTACCTCGATAATGCTGCTATAAGTCTATCTCCTGAACCGGTTATCCATGCCATGAACGAGTTCGAGCATTTATATAGGGCTAATGTGGGCAGAGCTGTACACCGACTTGCAAAGTTCGCTTCGCAGCGTTACTTAAGTGCTCATGAAAAAATAGCAGGTTTCATCGGCGGTGAAAATGGAACTACTGTCCTTACGAAAAATACGACAGAAGCCATAAATATGGTGAGCCCATATCAAAACTATAAATACTATCTTTCTTAA
- a CDS encoding B12-binding domain-containing protein, whose amino-acid sequence MNSVSYEIFDNAKKAVIDLDERSVERIAREALEVGINPVDLIEQGFVEAMKELGDSFEAGQAELAQIFEAYQIVEAGIDILRSTIVDSNSDGSWFGNLVVESDAELTYPFVSHTTDALTSFYCC is encoded by the coding sequence ATGAATTCAGTAAGCTACGAGATCTTTGATAATGCAAAAAAGGCTGTCATTGATCTTGATGAACGGTCAGTTGAAAGAATAGCTCGAGAAGCTCTTGAAGTTGGTATCAATCCAGTTGATCTGATAGAACAGGGATTTGTCGAAGCTATGAAGGAACTCGGCGATAGTTTTGAAGCTGGGCAAGCGGAGTTGGCCCAGATATTCGAAGCTTATCAAATAGTGGAAGCTGGGATAGACATACTCAGGTCTACCATAGTAGATTCCAACAGCGATGGATCGTGGTTTGGCAATCTGGTCGTAGAATCTGATGCTGAATTGACGTATCCGTTTGTTTCACATACAACCGATGCCTTGACATCTTTCTACTGTTGTTGA
- a CDS encoding transposase, with translation MKIHACVSCEGFPLTIQISSGKEHDRQYFIEVMENIKVNTHGRPRTRPLEVLADAAYDDAEIRQYLRSRAIKSNIPINTRNSKRKKKGRPTRFDEETYHYRGTIERFFAWLKMGFRKLASRYERLNVVFKGLLDIACFMLCWKKV, from the coding sequence ATAAAGATTCATGCATGTGTAAGTTGTGAAGGTTTTCCTCTTACAATCCAAATATCTTCTGGAAAAGAGCACGACAGACAGTACTTCATTGAAGTTATGGAGAATATTAAGGTCAATACCCATGGAAGACCAAGAACAAGACCTCTTGAAGTTCTGGCAGATGCTGCATACGACGATGCAGAGATCAGGCAGTATTTAAGGTCCAGAGCTATCAAAAGCAACATACCGATCAATACAAGGAACAGTAAAAGAAAGAAAAAAGGAAGACCTACTCGATTTGATGAGGAAACATATCATTACAGAGGAACTATAGAACGATTCTTTGCATGGTTGAAGATGGGATTTAGAAAACTGGCAAGTAGATATGAAAGGCTTAATGTGGTTTTCAAAGGATTATTAGATATTGCATGCTTTATGTTGTGTTGGAAAAAGGTGTGA
- the fdhD gene encoding formate dehydrogenase accessory sulfurtransferase FdhD has translation MFMEVPCIKGELDSFHSDMHPVVEEIPLAVTVNGRHVLTAMTSPMMLREFVIGFLYTEKIIKGPNEVESLVIEGSNASVLTTDPFKILVSKKTVLSGCGGTMSFLDIQRLPEIKSDLVLTSDMIRSSVEQALKSELHVLTGGIHVVALYNASGKMCVVEDIGRHNALDKVIGYALEKEIDLSQTYVICSGRISSELVRKCLIANIPIVISRGATTTLAIETAKSRGLTIVGFVRSKKMNIYSGEERIEGNVPDSLKIP, from the coding sequence ATGTTCATGGAAGTGCCATGTATAAAAGGGGAATTGGATTCATTTCATTCTGATATGCATCCGGTGGTTGAGGAAATACCACTTGCAGTAACAGTAAATGGCCGTCATGTTCTTACTGCCATGACAAGCCCGATGATGCTCAGGGAGTTCGTGATAGGTTTTCTCTATACAGAGAAAATAATCAAGGGACCAAATGAAGTTGAATCGCTGGTCATAGAAGGTAGCAATGCCAGTGTGTTAACAACAGATCCTTTCAAGATCCTTGTTTCAAAGAAAACGGTTCTGAGCGGGTGCGGTGGAACAATGTCTTTTCTCGATATCCAGAGACTCCCCGAGATAAAGTCGGATCTTGTACTTACTTCTGATATGATTCGGAGTTCTGTTGAACAAGCCCTAAAATCCGAGCTTCATGTCCTGACAGGAGGTATACATGTAGTGGCTCTATATAATGCATCTGGAAAGATGTGTGTTGTAGAGGACATCGGCAGGCATAACGCGCTTGACAAGGTGATAGGGTATGCTCTCGAAAAAGAAATTGATCTTTCACAGACCTATGTCATATGTTCTGGCCGCATTTCTTCTGAGTTGGTTAGGAAATGCCTGATAGCGAACATACCTATTGTTATTTCGAGAGGTGCTACAACCACTCTGGCAATTGAAACAGCAAAATCCAGAGGGCTTACAATCGTAGGCTTTGTGCGCAGCAAAAAGATGAACATCTATTCAGGTGAAGAAAGAATAGAGGGTAATGTACCTGATAGCCTGAAAATTCCGTAA
- a CDS encoding aminotransferase class V-fold PLP-dependent enzyme, with product MHALCCVGKRCERSFEIGSVVSGQEWQKGDSIVTTILEHHSNFLPWIRLRDKGVTVSLIRPKCDGSLDLSELDAVIDDNTKLVAVTHASNVLGNILPVKHIASICKKHGVKLLVDGAQSVPHLPVNVKDLGCDYLCFSGHKMLGPTGTGILWMGETDINPFVVGGGMIDKVSEEGYTLASGYQRYEAGTSHISGMIGLAEAVDYLNQTDMGALQKREEKLTHRMIKGLSGIDEVSTYGPVDDKDRIGVVSFNIHGLHSHEVAHILDEAAAIMVRSGEHCCQPLMKHLGLEQGTVRASLYLYNTEEEIDLLIATVEEIARRL from the coding sequence TTGCATGCTTTATGTTGTGTTGGAAAAAGGTGTGAGAGAAGTTTTGAAATAGGCTCGGTAGTTAGTGGCCAAGAGTGGCAGAAGGGTGATAGCATTGTGACTACAATACTTGAGCATCACTCGAACTTCCTGCCGTGGATAAGATTAAGAGACAAAGGAGTGACAGTTTCTCTGATAAGACCTAAGTGCGATGGTTCATTGGATCTCTCTGAGCTAGATGCTGTAATCGATGATAACACAAAGCTTGTAGCTGTTACTCATGCATCCAATGTCCTTGGTAATATTTTACCTGTGAAACATATTGCTTCCATATGTAAGAAACATGGAGTAAAATTACTGGTTGACGGTGCTCAGTCAGTTCCTCATTTACCTGTTAATGTAAAAGATCTTGGATGTGATTATCTATGCTTTTCCGGGCACAAGATGCTTGGCCCAACGGGGACTGGAATTCTCTGGATGGGAGAAACTGATATTAATCCCTTTGTGGTGGGTGGTGGGATGATAGATAAGGTCTCAGAAGAAGGTTATACCTTAGCAAGCGGTTATCAGAGATATGAAGCTGGAACATCTCACATCTCAGGTATGATTGGTCTGGCAGAGGCAGTAGATTACCTCAACCAAACAGATATGGGTGCTCTTCAGAAACGAGAAGAAAAACTTACTCATCGGATGATCAAAGGTCTTTCTGGAATAGATGAAGTTTCCACATACGGCCCTGTGGATGATAAGGACAGAATAGGTGTTGTTTCATTCAACATCCACGGACTGCATTCTCATGAAGTGGCACATATTCTGGATGAAGCTGCTGCTATAATGGTGAGATCTGGAGAGCATTGTTGCCAGCCTCTTATGAAACACCTGGGCCTTGAGCAAGGCACCGTGCGGGCAAGCCTTTATTTGTATAATACAGAAGAAGAGATAGATCTGCTTATTGCCACTGTAGAAGAAATAGCCAGGAGATTATGA
- a CDS encoding winged helix-turn-helix domain-containing protein, with product MLEANGRMTQKDIIRETILPSRTVRYAINRLKDEHILMERFNFIDSRQSFYEINGYSNEVPAT from the coding sequence ATCCTTGAAGCAAATGGTCGAATGACACAAAAAGATATAATTCGTGAAACAATCCTCCCTTCACGAACAGTCAGATATGCCATAAACAGGCTTAAAGACGAGCATATATTAATGGAAAGGTTCAATTTCATTGATTCCAGGCAGAGTTTTTATGAAATCAACGGATATTCAAATGAGGTTCCTGCAACATGA